From a single Nicotiana tomentosiformis chromosome 2, ASM39032v3, whole genome shotgun sequence genomic region:
- the LOC138906334 gene encoding probable transcription factor At1g44810: MDGNADSDTPFVQGEDQTFNKAKQPPNETRQKRSAFKLKKKLHKKKKRYRGDDYDEVITVTSENEGGEDVPTKKIKKGKSLWLVDIETPYQDDDDEVLPKQIEAEGSIKENDDKVEAFSNTWTKEDEITILKGLINFKFVEGNKQRKIDYVALYELIKQSLSHKSATVICLKKKVKCLREKYNKIVKRGRTLIIPHEVELFNLSDKIWGDVDNDHEINQQLTRQNSTSSSFRAYKSLDPQAADKIFVGELGLALTAMASNQSNPKQVALEQYKLISQSLDTRKSYASRTLEVLRTSNKV; this comes from the coding sequence ATGGATGGTAATGCAGATTCAGATACACCTTTTGTACAAGGAGAAGACCAAACGTTCAACAAAGCGAAACAGCCTCCTAATGAGACGAGGCAAAAGAGATCAGcttttaaattaaagaaaaagctacacaagaaaaagaagagatATAGAGGAGATGACTATGATGAAGTGATTACAGTGACCAGTGAAAATGAGGGAGGAGAAGATGTTCCcacaaagaagataaagaagggAAAATCTCTATGGTTGGTTGATATAGAGACACCGTAtcaggatgatgatgatgaagtaCTGCCTAAGCAAATAGAGGCGGAGGGATCCATTAAGGAAAACGATGATAAAGTTGAAGCATTTTCAAATACATGGACTAAGGAAGACGAGATCACAATTCTGAAGGGACTGATAAATTTTAAATTTGTAGaagggaataaacaaagaaaaatagaTTATGTTGCATTGTATGAGTTGATTAAACAGTCTCTTAGTCACAAATCAGCCACAGTAATttgcttgaaaaagaaagtgaagtGTCTTAGGGAGAAATATAATAAGattgttaagagggggaggaCTCTGATCATCCCACACGAGGTGGAGCTATTCAACTTAAGTGACAAAATTTGGGGCGACGTTGACAATGATCATGAGATTAACCAACAGCTAACTCGCCAGAATAGTACTTCCTCTTCCTTCAGAGCTTACAAGAGTTTGGATCCGCAAGCAGCGGATAAAATTTTTGTGGGAGAACTGGGGCTGGCCTTAACAGCTATGGCTAGCAATCAGTCTAATCCCAAGCAAGTAGCACTGGAACAATACAAGTTAATTTCTCAAAGTTTGGATACTAGGAAGAGTTATGCCAGCCGGACATTGGAGGTGCTGAGAACGTCGAATAAGGTATAA